In the genome of Halobacterium noricense, one region contains:
- a CDS encoding O-acetylhomoserine aminocarboxypropyltransferase/cysteine synthase family protein: protein MTDSSGGRHTRSVHAGQEPDETGARAPPIYQTTSYVFPDADDAAERYALESEADVYSRISNPTVSTLEDRLASLEGGVAAVATNAGMGAIDGITTVLAEAGRNIVASEDMYGGTGTYFSHIAGKRGVDTRTVDALDPAAVEAAIDEDTAFVHVETIANPSLVTPDFEAIADVAHDHAVPLVVDNTFATPHLCRPIEHGADVVWESTTKWLHGAGTTLGGVVVDGGTFPWDHPDADFPELSGENPAYGFDFTERFGDRALAAAVRQRAVRATGTGQTPFDAWQTMQGVETLPLRMDRHCENAAALAAFLADHEDVAWVSYPGHENHPTHDAASEYLDGGAARGASGTSADSSAGGYGGMLTFGPEGGFGAAKAVCEGVELASFAANVGDAKTLVIHPASTTHAQLSEDEQRAAGVRPDMIRVSVGIEDTADVLADFDRALEDAH from the coding sequence ATGACTGACTCGAGCGGCGGGCGACACACCCGTAGCGTCCACGCGGGCCAGGAGCCCGACGAGACAGGGGCGCGCGCCCCACCCATCTACCAGACCACGTCGTACGTTTTCCCGGACGCCGACGACGCCGCCGAACGGTACGCCTTAGAGTCCGAGGCAGACGTCTACTCGCGCATCTCCAACCCCACGGTATCGACGCTCGAGGACCGCCTCGCGAGCCTCGAAGGCGGCGTCGCCGCCGTCGCCACCAACGCCGGCATGGGTGCCATCGACGGCATCACCACCGTGCTCGCCGAAGCCGGCCGGAACATCGTCGCCAGCGAGGACATGTACGGCGGCACCGGCACGTACTTCTCGCACATCGCCGGCAAGCGCGGCGTCGACACCCGGACCGTCGACGCGCTCGACCCCGCAGCCGTCGAGGCCGCCATCGACGAGGACACCGCGTTCGTCCACGTCGAAACCATCGCGAACCCGTCGCTCGTCACACCCGACTTCGAGGCCATCGCGGATGTCGCCCACGACCACGCCGTCCCGCTCGTCGTGGACAACACGTTCGCCACCCCGCACCTCTGTCGCCCAATCGAGCACGGCGCGGACGTCGTCTGGGAGTCCACGACCAAGTGGCTCCACGGCGCGGGCACTACGCTCGGCGGCGTCGTCGTGGACGGCGGGACGTTCCCGTGGGACCACCCGGACGCCGACTTCCCCGAACTCTCCGGCGAGAACCCCGCGTACGGCTTCGACTTCACGGAGCGCTTCGGCGACCGCGCGCTCGCCGCGGCCGTCCGCCAGCGCGCCGTCCGCGCCACCGGCACCGGCCAGACGCCCTTCGACGCGTGGCAGACCATGCAGGGCGTCGAGACGCTGCCGCTGCGGATGGACCGCCACTGCGAGAACGCCGCCGCGCTCGCGGCGTTCCTCGCGGACCACGAGGACGTCGCGTGGGTCTCCTATCCGGGCCACGAGAACCACCCCACGCACGACGCCGCCAGCGAGTACCTCGATGGCGGTGCCGCGCGCGGAGCGAGTGGCACCTCGGCAGACTCGTCTGCCGGCGGCTACGGCGGGATGCTCACGTTCGGCCCCGAGGGCGGCTTCGGCGCCGCGAAGGCCGTCTGCGAGGGCGTCGAACTCGCCTCGTTCGCGGCGAACGTCGGGGACGCGAAGACGCTCGTCATCCACCCCGCCAGCACCACGCACGCACAGCTCTCCGAGGACGAACAGCGCGCCGCCGGCGTCCGTCCCGATATGATTCGCGTCTCCGTGGGCATCGAGGACACCGCGGACGTGCTCGCGGACTTCGACCGAGCGCTGGAGGACGCCCACTGA
- a CDS encoding MFS transporter — MVRRERAALAGVVFAVLFAQVLLYPGAADLVAAFGADDPDTGSRWFLAAEFAAFVAFAGVWGVASDRAGRRVPFIAAGALVGSLGYAALAVLDVDFGTVLVLRAAQGAATIGAFSLAMTMLMDLSDDHGKDMGAAGIAIGSGTALGAPVGGRLTELDPKLPLVVGCAALAVAGVTALRVPDRAPSGHGDSLRAGLRVLRDRPTLGVPFAFGFIDRFTAGFFALVGSLYFRQVFGLDAGAVGLTLALFFAPFALLQYPFGRLSDRIGRTIPIAAGSATYGLAVLAIGLAPHVRLAQGGMVVVGVLGALMSPATMALVTDIAGEDERGVSMGGFNVAGSLGFLTGIVGGGWVAEQYDFTTAFVLAGGAELLLAALALPALLRLDEA; from the coding sequence ATGGTTCGACGCGAACGCGCGGCGCTCGCGGGCGTCGTGTTCGCGGTGCTGTTCGCGCAAGTCCTCCTCTACCCGGGCGCGGCTGACCTCGTCGCGGCGTTCGGTGCCGACGACCCGGACACCGGGAGCCGCTGGTTCCTCGCCGCGGAGTTCGCCGCGTTCGTCGCGTTCGCGGGCGTCTGGGGCGTCGCCAGCGACCGCGCCGGCCGCCGCGTCCCGTTCATCGCCGCCGGCGCGCTCGTCGGGAGCCTCGGCTACGCCGCGCTCGCCGTCCTCGACGTCGACTTCGGCACCGTGCTCGTGCTCCGTGCGGCACAGGGCGCCGCCACCATCGGCGCGTTCTCGCTGGCGATGACGATGCTGATGGACCTCTCCGACGACCACGGCAAGGACATGGGCGCCGCCGGCATCGCCATCGGCTCCGGCACGGCGCTCGGCGCGCCCGTCGGCGGGCGCCTCACCGAACTCGACCCGAAACTCCCGCTCGTCGTCGGCTGCGCCGCGCTCGCTGTCGCCGGCGTCACCGCGCTCCGCGTCCCCGACCGCGCGCCCAGCGGCCACGGAGACTCACTGCGCGCGGGCCTCCGCGTCCTCCGCGACCGGCCGACGCTGGGCGTCCCGTTCGCGTTCGGGTTCATCGACCGGTTCACCGCCGGCTTCTTCGCGCTCGTCGGCTCGCTGTACTTCCGACAGGTGTTCGGTCTCGACGCCGGCGCGGTCGGCCTCACGCTCGCGCTCTTCTTCGCGCCGTTCGCGCTCCTCCAGTACCCCTTCGGCCGGCTCTCCGACCGCATCGGCCGCACGATTCCCATCGCGGCCGGCTCCGCGACCTACGGGCTCGCCGTCCTCGCCATCGGGCTCGCGCCCCACGTCCGCCTCGCGCAGGGCGGCATGGTCGTCGTCGGCGTGCTCGGCGCGCTCATGTCCCCCGCGACGATGGCGCTCGTCACCGACATCGCGGGCGAGGACGAGCGCGGCGTCAGCATGGGCGGGTTCAACGTCGCGGGCTCGCTGGGCTTCCTCACGGGCATCGTGGGCGGCGGCTGGGTCGCCGAACAGTACGACTTCACCACCGCGTTCGTGCTCGCGGGCGGCGCCGAACTCCTGCTCGCGGCGCTCGCGCTCCCCGCGCTGCTGCGACTCGACGAGGCGTAA
- the ligA gene encoding NAD-dependent DNA ligase LigA, whose amino-acid sequence MADADVLEDAPEDNPYIRDPDTDFAPVDDIDEDEAEEQVELLREAVRYHDYRYYVENDPVISDHAYDRLFDRLQQLEDAFDLQTEDSPTQRVGGEPVEELGTVDHVAPMLSIDSSGEEADVRGFAERVEREAGDVRFVCEPKFDGLSVEVVYEEGRYVHAATRGDGETGEDVTENVRTIESVPQRLRGDPPEFLAVRGEVYIPREAFQKYNADRVERGEEPFANPRNAAAGTLRQLDPSVTAERPLDCFFYDVLAARNEPEGSEDSSSGVPAAGESWDAIETGPSRGGLDAGLDTHWKEHEALPGWGLKVNERTERVDDVDAAIEFRHGLADVREDLNYEIDGVVLKVDDRQACVDLGVTSRHYRWAYAYKFPPRAEVTEVTDVVVQVGRTGRLTPVALLEPVEVGGVTVSRASLHNQEEIAELGVDVGDEVRVERAGDVIPYVDEVVESHAEGHFQMPDECPRCGSDVEYDGPIAYCTGGLACPAQLVRAVGYFAAVLDIEGIGEEAAEQFVEAGLVEADVADLYELTEEDLTELEGWGEKSARNLLAELDAARHPPLGEFLAAIGIPEVGPTVARDLAEHFETLDALLDVRKSEAPSSQSESTDSDDVDERDLTDVEGIGEVVAGHVREFLDNERNRRVIERLRDEDCLGEPESPSEARGDELEDLTIVFTGSIEGWTRGDLQDLVVRHGGDAPSSVSGNTDYLVVGDDPGERKGEAADRHDVPERSPDEFFELLDERGVSVDR is encoded by the coding sequence ATGGCCGACGCGGACGTGCTCGAAGACGCGCCCGAGGACAACCCCTACATCCGAGACCCCGACACCGACTTCGCGCCCGTCGACGACATCGACGAGGACGAGGCCGAGGAACAGGTGGAACTGCTCCGGGAGGCCGTCCGCTACCACGACTACCGCTACTACGTCGAGAACGACCCCGTCATCTCCGACCACGCCTACGACCGGCTGTTCGACCGCCTCCAACAGTTAGAGGACGCGTTCGACCTCCAAACGGAGGACAGCCCCACGCAACGCGTCGGCGGCGAACCCGTCGAGGAGCTGGGGACCGTCGACCACGTCGCGCCGATGCTCTCCATCGACTCCAGCGGCGAGGAGGCCGACGTCCGGGGGTTCGCCGAGCGCGTCGAACGCGAAGCCGGCGACGTGCGCTTCGTCTGCGAGCCGAAGTTCGACGGGCTCTCCGTGGAAGTCGTCTACGAGGAGGGCCGGTACGTGCACGCCGCCACGCGTGGCGACGGCGAGACTGGCGAGGACGTCACGGAGAACGTCCGCACCATCGAGAGCGTCCCCCAGCGCCTGCGCGGCGACCCGCCGGAGTTCCTCGCAGTGCGCGGCGAGGTGTACATCCCTCGGGAGGCGTTCCAGAAGTACAACGCCGACCGCGTCGAACGCGGGGAGGAGCCGTTCGCCAACCCACGCAACGCCGCGGCGGGGACGCTACGCCAACTCGACCCGAGCGTCACCGCCGAACGACCGCTCGACTGCTTCTTCTACGACGTCCTCGCGGCTCGGAACGAGCCCGAGGGCTCGGAAGACTCGTCTTCCGGTGTGCCCGCGGCCGGCGAGTCCTGGGACGCGATAGAGACGGGGCCGTCCCGCGGCGGCCTCGACGCCGGCCTCGACACACACTGGAAAGAACACGAAGCACTCCCCGGCTGGGGGCTGAAGGTCAACGAGCGCACCGAGCGCGTCGACGACGTCGACGCAGCCATCGAGTTCCGGCACGGCCTCGCGGACGTGCGCGAGGACCTGAACTACGAAATCGACGGCGTCGTCCTCAAAGTCGACGACCGCCAGGCGTGCGTGGACCTCGGCGTCACGTCCCGCCACTACCGGTGGGCGTACGCGTACAAGTTCCCGCCGCGCGCGGAAGTCACGGAAGTCACGGACGTCGTCGTGCAGGTCGGCCGGACGGGCCGCCTGACGCCGGTCGCGCTGCTCGAACCCGTCGAAGTCGGCGGCGTCACCGTGTCGCGCGCGAGCCTCCACAACCAGGAGGAAATCGCGGAGTTGGGCGTCGACGTCGGCGACGAGGTGCGCGTCGAGCGCGCGGGCGATGTGATTCCGTACGTCGACGAGGTGGTCGAATCGCACGCGGAGGGCCACTTCCAGATGCCCGACGAGTGCCCGCGCTGCGGGAGCGACGTGGAGTACGACGGTCCCATCGCGTACTGCACGGGCGGGCTGGCGTGTCCCGCACAGCTCGTGCGCGCGGTCGGCTACTTCGCGGCCGTCCTCGACATCGAAGGCATCGGCGAGGAGGCCGCCGAGCAGTTCGTCGAGGCGGGCCTCGTCGAGGCGGACGTCGCGGACCTCTACGAACTCACGGAAGAGGACCTCACGGAACTGGAGGGGTGGGGCGAGAAGAGCGCGCGGAACCTGCTCGCGGAGTTGGACGCCGCGCGCCACCCGCCACTGGGAGAATTCCTCGCGGCCATCGGCATCCCCGAAGTCGGCCCGACGGTCGCGCGCGACCTCGCCGAACACTTCGAGACGCTTGACGCGCTGCTGGACGTTCGAAAGAGCGAAGCTCCTTCGAGCCAGTCAGAATCGACTGATTCTGACGACGTCGACGAGCGCGACCTCACCGACGTGGAGGGCATCGGCGAGGTGGTCGCGGGCCACGTCCGGGAGTTCCTCGACAACGAGCGCAACCGCCGGGTCATCGAGCGCCTCCGCGACGAGGACTGCCTCGGCGAGCCCGAATCCCCCTCGGAAGCCCGGGGCGACGAACTCGAAGACCTCACCATCGTCTTCACGGGGAGCATCGAGGGCTGGACGCGAGGCGACCTACAGGACCTCGTCGTGCGACACGGCGGCGACGCGCCCTCCTCCGTCTCGGGGAACACCGACTACCTCGTCGTCGGTGACGACCCCGGCGAGCGCAAGGGCGAGGCCGCCGACCGCCACGACGTCCCGGAACGCTCGCCCGACGAGTTCTTCGAGTTGCTCGACGAACGCGGCGTGAGCGTGGACCGGTAG
- a CDS encoding DNA polymerase sliding clamp, with product MFKAIVSADTLRETLDSVSVLVDECKIHLDEDGFSIRAVDPANVGMVDLDLGAAAFESYEADGGIIGVNLSRLEDIAGMADTDQLVQLELDEETRKLHIQIDGLEYTLALIDPDSIRQEPDIPDLDLSANVVIEGADIDRSVRAADMVSDHIALGVDAADELFYVDAEGDTDDVHLELTRDDLIDLEAGDAHSLFSLDYLKDMNKAIPKDAEVELELGDEYPVKIHFDIAEAQGHVTYMLAPRIQSD from the coding sequence ATGTTCAAGGCGATTGTGAGCGCCGACACGCTCCGGGAAACGCTCGACTCCGTGAGCGTGCTGGTGGACGAATGCAAAATCCACCTCGACGAAGACGGCTTCTCCATCCGTGCTGTCGACCCCGCGAACGTCGGCATGGTCGACCTCGACCTCGGGGCGGCCGCGTTCGAATCCTACGAAGCCGACGGCGGCATCATCGGCGTCAACCTCTCGCGACTGGAGGACATCGCCGGCATGGCCGACACCGACCAGCTCGTCCAACTCGAACTCGACGAGGAGACCCGCAAGCTCCACATCCAGATTGACGGCCTCGAATACACGCTCGCGCTCATCGACCCCGACTCTATCCGCCAGGAACCCGACATCCCGGACCTCGACCTCTCCGCGAACGTCGTCATCGAGGGCGCGGACATCGACCGCTCCGTCCGCGCCGCCGACATGGTTTCGGACCACATCGCGCTCGGCGTCGACGCCGCCGACGAACTGTTCTACGTCGACGCGGAGGGCGACACCGACGACGTCCACCTCGAACTCACCCGCGACGACCTCATCGACCTCGAAGCGGGCGACGCCCACAGCCTGTTCAGCCTCGACTACCTCAAGGACATGAACAAGGCCATCCCGAAAGACGCCGAGGTCGAACTCGAACTCGGCGACGAGTACCCGGTCAAGATTCACTTCGACATCGCCGAAGCGCAGGGCCACGTCACCTACATGCTCGCGCCGCGGATTCAGTCCGACTAA
- a CDS encoding DUF4382 domain-containing protein: MKRTAASLLVAALVLLAGCAGGIAGPNGAQTADSENGTVQFYVSDEQNAISQFEHLNVTVTSVGFAQTSAADANASTDGEAETNETTTNTTDEAADETETAAENETETESETETESEDDGEGDAEWVERNVGSQTVDLTELQGANATFLGNMSVPAGEYEKVFVHVSDVNGTLKTGEQVNVNLPSQKLHLNEDFTVNQSSDVEFVFDITVFEAGNSGKYILKPVASESGTDVPIERVDVEGEAELEANFVGNVTAGENATVQVTQDGEPVENATVTVNEDVVVTTDANGTASVSVPADAEEFTLEASTSEDSAYGEAEAELEFELGESGSDDGDDSDAENETDNENETDSEAELGAVLEGSLAPGENATVVVTDGEGDAVEDAAVAVDGEVVGETNADGELTFVVPEDVSVDTEVTVTSDGETITLDSATAAAAN, from the coding sequence ATGAAACGCACCGCAGCCAGCCTCCTCGTGGCCGCGCTCGTGCTGCTCGCCGGATGCGCCGGCGGCATCGCGGGCCCGAACGGGGCACAGACGGCCGACAGCGAGAACGGGACCGTCCAGTTCTACGTGAGCGACGAACAGAACGCCATCAGCCAGTTCGAGCACCTGAACGTGACGGTGACGAGCGTCGGGTTCGCGCAGACCTCGGCGGCGGACGCGAACGCGTCCACGGACGGCGAGGCTGAGACGAACGAAACCACGACGAACACGACTGACGAGGCGGCCGACGAGACGGAAACTGCCGCCGAGAACGAGACTGAGACCGAGTCCGAGACGGAGACCGAGTCTGAGGACGACGGCGAGGGCGACGCCGAGTGGGTCGAGCGCAACGTCGGCTCGCAGACTGTGGACCTGACCGAGCTACAGGGCGCGAACGCGACGTTCCTGGGGAACATGAGCGTCCCCGCGGGCGAGTACGAGAAAGTGTTCGTCCACGTTAGCGACGTCAACGGGACGCTGAAGACCGGCGAGCAGGTGAACGTGAATCTCCCGAGTCAGAAGCTCCACCTCAACGAGGACTTCACTGTGAACCAGAGCAGTGACGTCGAGTTCGTCTTCGACATCACGGTGTTCGAAGCCGGCAACAGCGGGAAGTACATCCTGAAGCCGGTCGCCAGCGAATCCGGGACCGACGTCCCCATCGAGCGCGTGGACGTCGAGGGCGAAGCCGAACTCGAAGCCAACTTCGTCGGGAACGTGACCGCCGGCGAGAACGCCACCGTGCAGGTCACGCAGGACGGCGAACCCGTCGAGAACGCGACGGTCACCGTGAACGAGGACGTCGTCGTGACGACCGACGCGAACGGGACGGCCTCGGTGAGCGTGCCCGCGGACGCCGAGGAGTTCACGCTCGAAGCCTCGACCAGCGAGGACAGCGCGTACGGCGAAGCCGAAGCCGAACTCGAGTTCGAACTCGGCGAGTCAGGGAGTGACGACGGCGACGACAGTGACGCCGAGAACGAGACCGACAACGAGAACGAGACTGACAGCGAGGCCGAACTCGGCGCGGTCCTCGAGGGCAGTCTCGCGCCCGGCGAGAACGCCACCGTCGTCGTGACCGACGGCGAGGGCGACGCCGTCGAGGACGCCGCGGTCGCCGTGGACGGCGAGGTCGTCGGGGAGACGAACGCGGACGGCGAACTGACGTTCGTGGTGCCCGAGGACGTCAGCGTCGACACCGAGGTGACGGTGACTTCGGATGGCGAGACCATCACGCTGGATTCGGCGACGGCGGCGGCCGCGAACTGA
- a CDS encoding 23S rRNA (uridine(2552)-2'-O)-methyltransferase: MGNGKDHYYNKSKQEGYRTRAAYKLQQIDDEFDVLFGGATVVDLGAAPGGWLQVAAEETGARGKVVGVDFQRIDEIEDAEAGIQTIKGDMTEADTREDIERAAPGGIDVVISDMAPNMTGEYNLDHARSVHLARMALDTARELLNDGGHFVAKVFDGQDYQDYLADVEEEFAFTRTYTPDASRDSSSELYVVAKNRVNAPIEKGDTIEVDIVDEGDEGDGVAKADGYTLFVADANEGETIEVEVTDVKPNFGFAERRD, from the coding sequence ATGGGGAACGGGAAAGACCACTACTACAACAAGTCCAAGCAGGAGGGCTATCGGACGCGGGCGGCGTACAAGCTCCAGCAGATCGACGACGAGTTCGACGTACTCTTCGGCGGCGCGACGGTCGTCGACCTCGGCGCAGCGCCGGGCGGCTGGCTGCAGGTCGCCGCCGAGGAGACCGGCGCGCGCGGGAAGGTCGTCGGCGTGGACTTCCAGCGCATCGACGAAATCGAGGACGCCGAGGCTGGCATCCAGACCATCAAGGGCGACATGACCGAGGCGGACACCCGCGAGGACATCGAGCGCGCCGCGCCGGGCGGCATCGACGTCGTCATCTCGGACATGGCCCCGAACATGACCGGCGAGTACAACCTCGACCACGCGCGCTCCGTGCACCTCGCGCGGATGGCGCTGGACACCGCCCGCGAGTTACTGAACGACGGCGGGCACTTCGTCGCGAAGGTCTTCGACGGGCAGGACTATCAGGACTACCTCGCGGACGTCGAGGAGGAGTTCGCGTTTACGCGGACGTACACGCCGGACGCGTCGCGCGACTCCTCTTCGGAGCTGTACGTGGTGGCGAAGAACCGCGTGAACGCGCCAATCGAGAAAGGCGACACCATCGAGGTCGACATCGTCGACGAGGGCGACGAGGGCGACGGCGTCGCGAAGGCTGACGGCTACACGCTGTTCGTCGCGGACGCCAACGAGGGCGAGACTATCGAGGTGGAAGTGACGGACGTGAAGCCGAACTTCGGGTTCGCCGAGCGCCGCGACTAG
- a CDS encoding queuosine precursor transporter: MRSEDRLVAGQVALVGLFVTALVTAQLTASKLLLIQIPFSLPFTGSSLVMPGAALAYALTFFASDCYSELYGRRAAQVLVNVGFAMTLVMLALVYTTIVAPIAPFSGVGQSEFAGVLWSSANIVTGSLLAYVISQNWDVLAFHAIRRRTDGAYLWLRNVGSTATSQVIDTVIFVTVAFWAAPQVLGVGPVYGQNQILALIVGQYVLKLGIAVADTPFVYGVRRLLADR, encoded by the coding sequence ATGCGGAGTGAGGACCGCCTCGTCGCCGGGCAGGTCGCGCTCGTCGGACTGTTCGTCACCGCACTCGTCACCGCCCAGCTCACGGCGTCGAAACTGCTGTTGATCCAGATTCCGTTCTCGCTGCCGTTCACCGGGTCGTCGCTGGTGATGCCGGGCGCGGCGCTGGCGTACGCGCTGACGTTCTTCGCGTCGGACTGCTACTCCGAGCTGTACGGCCGCCGCGCCGCCCAGGTGCTCGTGAACGTCGGGTTCGCGATGACGCTCGTGATGCTCGCGCTCGTCTACACCACAATCGTTGCGCCCATCGCGCCGTTCTCCGGCGTCGGCCAGTCGGAGTTCGCCGGCGTGCTCTGGTCGTCGGCGAACATCGTCACCGGCAGCCTGCTGGCGTACGTAATCAGCCAGAACTGGGACGTGCTCGCGTTCCACGCCATCCGCCGGCGCACCGACGGCGCGTACCTCTGGCTGCGCAACGTCGGCTCCACGGCCACCAGCCAGGTCATCGACACCGTCATCTTCGTCACCGTCGCGTTCTGGGCGGCACCGCAGGTGCTCGGCGTCGGGCCGGTCTACGGACAGAACCAGATTCTCGCGCTCATCGTCGGGCAGTACGTCCTCAAACTCGGCATTGCGGTCGCCGACACGCCGTTCGTCTACGGCGTCCGGCGGCTGCTCGCCGACCGCTAG
- a CDS encoding ribbon-helix-helix domain-containing protein: MPKISVEIPEELLEDLDGHVGDDGKFVNRSDAVRASIRKNLDILDEIDGRHGRLDDDAE, from the coding sequence ATGCCCAAGATAAGCGTCGAGATTCCCGAGGAGCTCCTGGAGGACCTCGACGGCCACGTCGGCGACGACGGCAAGTTCGTGAACCGCAGCGACGCCGTGCGCGCGTCCATCCGGAAGAACCTCGACATCCTCGACGAAATCGACGGCCGCCACGGGAGGCTCGACGACGATGCGGAGTGA
- a CDS encoding twin-arginine translocase subunit TatC produces the protein MSSSGSGPIDPSTARTIESGRQTLGVMLRTAQSKLQHVFIAFVVGLVGGIMAMRLYVWPKLEEDLLVETANVIAQTPFDVILMQVKIGLFTGAALAIPVLLYHAREPLVEREIIPDVSVSRLNVALVALVCAGLASAGVAYAYFLFFPLMFDFLASNAVGAGLAPKYSIVKWTEFILFLALSFALAAQLPLAVSAFSYSGIIPYETFRDKWKYAVVGIFAFGAFFSPPDPFTQILWASPLIMLYGLSLYCAKVVVTMKRGREHVDVRGVFRERWNRVLGVGVLGFAAGYATGQYGGVAAFNAGLEFIGSQVRVPTVADALGVAPATGYLVLGAAFAVVALTAAALYYTYVAIDRAAQQVAQSRLGQPENPGDIDLDELDAAGVRAAPPEAFASLTEDEALSTANRALDADDDEKAQAILDRFDEVHADIDEEAVQAEQASEEESDTVQSTAAGMMDAFTEEETTEDDIGGYYYDIRFVFSSLRSRAFRIVGTFMALMVGIFGWLYYGGFRELRDNFIARIPADVRPLATGGEWPITLHPVEALVFQVKISVVLAAIGTLPVIIYYIWPALSDRGWVTGDRRVIAVWGGGLVGGLAVGSYLGYSFVAPEAISFLVYDALDAGMIISFTVSTFAWMVFLLTVGIGILVDIPVTMVLFHAGGIVSYQTMRRRWRVPVITAFAFSALVTPDSLYTMLLIALPIALMYLVGLAILAIVTLGGRRGGSASTRTA, from the coding sequence ATGAGTAGCTCCGGTTCGGGCCCGATAGACCCCAGTACGGCCCGCACCATCGAGTCCGGCCGGCAGACGCTCGGTGTGATGCTCCGGACCGCCCAGTCGAAGCTCCAGCACGTCTTCATCGCGTTCGTCGTCGGGCTCGTCGGCGGCATCATGGCGATGCGGCTGTACGTCTGGCCGAAGCTCGAGGAAGACCTCCTCGTCGAGACCGCCAACGTCATCGCGCAGACGCCGTTCGACGTCATCCTGATGCAGGTGAAAATCGGCCTGTTCACGGGGGCTGCGCTCGCCATCCCGGTCCTCCTCTACCACGCCCGCGAGCCGCTCGTGGAGCGCGAAATCATCCCCGACGTCTCCGTCTCCCGGCTCAACGTCGCGCTCGTCGCGCTCGTCTGTGCGGGGCTGGCATCGGCCGGCGTCGCGTACGCGTACTTCCTGTTCTTCCCGCTGATGTTCGACTTCCTCGCGAGCAACGCCGTGGGCGCGGGGCTCGCGCCGAAGTACTCCATCGTGAAGTGGACGGAGTTCATCCTCTTCCTCGCGCTCTCCTTTGCGCTGGCGGCCCAGCTCCCGCTGGCGGTGTCGGCGTTCTCGTACTCCGGCATCATCCCCTACGAGACGTTCCGCGACAAGTGGAAGTACGCGGTCGTCGGCATCTTCGCGTTCGGCGCGTTCTTCTCGCCGCCGGACCCGTTCACCCAGATTCTGTGGGCGTCCCCGCTCATCATGCTGTACGGCCTCTCGCTGTACTGCGCGAAAGTCGTCGTGACGATGAAGCGCGGCCGCGAGCACGTCGACGTCCGCGGCGTGTTCCGCGAGCGCTGGAACCGCGTGCTCGGCGTCGGCGTGCTCGGGTTCGCCGCGGGCTACGCGACCGGCCAGTACGGCGGCGTCGCGGCGTTCAACGCTGGCCTCGAATTCATCGGGTCGCAGGTCCGCGTGCCGACCGTCGCCGACGCACTCGGCGTCGCCCCCGCGACCGGCTATCTGGTGCTCGGCGCGGCGTTCGCGGTCGTTGCCCTCACCGCGGCGGCGCTGTACTACACGTACGTCGCCATCGACCGCGCCGCCCAGCAGGTCGCACAATCCCGTCTCGGTCAACCCGAGAACCCCGGCGACATCGACCTCGACGAACTCGACGCCGCCGGCGTGCGGGCCGCGCCCCCGGAAGCGTTCGCGTCGCTGACCGAGGACGAAGCGCTCTCGACGGCCAACCGCGCGCTCGACGCCGACGACGACGAGAAGGCGCAGGCGATTCTCGACCGGTTCGACGAAGTTCACGCCGACATCGACGAAGAAGCGGTCCAAGCGGAGCAGGCGTCCGAGGAAGAGTCCGACACCGTCCAGAGCACTGCCGCGGGGATGATGGACGCGTTCACCGAGGAGGAGACCACCGAGGACGACATCGGCGGCTACTACTACGACATCCGGTTCGTGTTCTCCAGCCTGCGCTCGCGGGCGTTCCGCATCGTCGGGACGTTCATGGCGCTGATGGTCGGCATCTTCGGGTGGCTCTACTACGGCGGGTTCCGGGAGCTCCGGGACAACTTCATCGCGCGCATCCCGGCGGACGTCCGGCCGCTGGCGACCGGCGGCGAGTGGCCCATCACGCTCCACCCCGTCGAGGCACTCGTCTTCCAAGTGAAGATTTCCGTGGTGTTGGCCGCCATCGGCACGCTCCCGGTCATCATCTACTACATCTGGCCCGCGCTCTCGGACCGCGGCTGGGTGACCGGCGACCGCCGCGTCATCGCCGTCTGGGGCGGCGGACTCGTCGGCGGCCTCGCGGTCGGGAGCTACCTCGGGTACTCGTTCGTCGCGCCCGAAGCCATCTCGTTCCTCGTCTACGACGCGCTCGACGCCGGCATGATAATCAGTTTCACCGTCAGCACGTTCGCGTGGATGGTGTTCCTGCTGACCGTGGGCATCGGAATCCTCGTCGACATCCCGGTGACGATGGTGCTGTTCCACGCCGGCGGCATCGTCTCCTACCAGACGATGCGGCGGCGCTGGCGCGTGCCGGTCATCACTGCGTTCGCGTTCAGCGCGCTCGTCACGCCCGACAGCCTCTACACGATGCTGCTCATCGCGTTGCCCATCGCGCTCATGTACCTCGTCGGGCTCGCCATCCTCGCCATCGTGACTCTCGGCGGCCGCCGCGGCGGCTCCGCGTCGACACGAACGGCTTAA